In the Calonectris borealis chromosome 11, bCalBor7.hap1.2, whole genome shotgun sequence genome, one interval contains:
- the MPHOSPH10 gene encoding U3 small nucleolar ribonucleoprotein MPP10 isoform X1 has product MAAVKGLESCLRVAGAAAARPERFLSVQDGLAADFRALTKTLYDLNKALGSNIVCGGPLKELMIENFDEEQIWQQLELQNNAVLDFFKKSIARDANDEDLCLLSDQEEDGSDTETSSDKELEDDLMEAETEQKNVYTKDKTTAKEKQSKHRESVMQKYSDEDSDIDFDIEALEQQTKTAKETTLKKMGRKSIVDDKFFKLAEMEAFLEHAEKENREEEDDINYFEDIVTDDEEEESEEAKVKVSPVKSSRDLTYKDFFDPVDDNDDLVASDAEDDQEEEADSAIEEENEESTSEVEDMNEIMMDNMRSKEAPKKVTFSLPDDSETEDVTDMQLEKGIDPSEIKSSFEKRQEKMSKKIKSLEEQLLEEKPWQLKGEVTGQKRPENSLLEETVLFDHAVRMAPVITEETTFQLEDIIKQRILDEAWDDVVPKEKPKEEAFEYKKRITLDHEKSKLSLAEIYEQEYMKLHQQKTEEEENPEHKEIQEMMDSLFLKLDALCNFHFTPKPPVPEVKIVSNLPAISMEEVAPVAVSDAALLAPEEIKEKNKAGDIKTDAEKTLTDKKRERRKKKLRKRMKLREKEKRQKLLEKMKPEQGTKLSKKAAAAKLKRLTKEGKASLLKDEGKDKVLKSSQAFFSQLQDQVKMQIKDANKLKKKQKALSVHKLKL; this is encoded by the exons ATGGCGGCTGTGAAGGGGCTGGAGTCGTGCCTCAGGgtggcgggcgccgccgccgcgcgcccggAGCGCTTCCTCAG TGTGCAAGATGGACTGGCTGCTGACTTCAGAGCATTAACAAAGACTCTCTATGATTTGAATAAAGCTCTGGGAAGTAATATAGTTTGTGGGGGTCCTCTAAAAGAGCTGATGATAGAAAATTTTGATGAAGAACAGATTTGGCAACAACTAGAGCTCCAGAACAATGCAGTTCTCGATTTCTTCAAGAAATCCATTGCAAGGGATGCCAATGATGAAGATCTTTGCCTTCTCTCAGACCAGGAAGAGGATGGCTCTGATACAGAGACCAGCAGTGACAAGGAATTGGAAGACGACCTAATGGAAGCAGAAACTGAGCAGAAGAATGTTTATACAAAAGATAAAACTAcagctaaagaaaagcaaagtaaacacAGAGAAAGTGTAATGCAGAAATACAGCGATGAGGATTCTGATATTGACTTTGATATCGAAGCACTGGAGCAACAAACTAAAACAGCCAAGGAAACCACattgaaaaaaatgggaagaaaatctaTAGTGGATGACAAGTTTTTCAAGCTGGCTGAGATGGAAGCTTTTTTAGAacatgcagagaaggaaaacagggaggaggaagatgataTTAATTATTTTGAAGACATCGTCACGGATGATGAGGAAGAAGAGTCTGAAGAAGCTAAAGTCAAAGTAtca CCAGTTAAAAGTTCTAGAGACTTGACATACAAAGATTTCTTTGATCCAGTCGATGACAATGATGATTTAGTAGCTAGTGATGCTGAAGATGATCAGGAAGAGGAAGCAGACAGTGCTATTGAAGAGGAGAATGAAGAAAGCACGTCTGA GGTCGAGgatatgaatgaaataatgatGGACAATATGAGAAGTAAAGAAGCCCctaaaaaagttacttttagtTTGCCAGATGACAGTGAAACAGAAGATGTTACTGATATGCAGTTAGAGAAGGGCATCGATCCCAGTGAAATAAAGTCGTCTTTTGAGAAGAGACAGGAAAAG atgagcaaaaaaataaaaagtttagaAGAACAGTTGTTAGAGGAGAAACCTTGGCAGCTTAAAGGAGAAGTGACTGGACAAAAACGACCTGAAAACAGCCTTTTGGAGGAAACAGTACTTTTTGACCATGCAGTCCGAATGG caCCTGTGATCACAGAAGAAACTACTTTTCAGCTTGAAGATATCATTAAACAGAGAATATTGGATGAG GCATGGGATGATGTAGtaccaaaagaaaaaccaaaagagGAGGCTTTTGAATACAAGAAACGTATTACTTTGGATCATGAAAAGAGTAAACTGAGTCTCGCTGAGATATATGAGCAAGAATACATGAAACTTCACCAG CAAAAGACCgaagaggaagaaaatcctgAACACAAAGAAATTCAGGAAATGATGGATTCACTCTTTCTGAAGCTGGATGCGCTTTGTAACTTCCACTTCACACCCAAGCCA CCTGTGCCAGAAGTCAAAATAGTTTCAAACCTTCCAGCTATAAGTATGGAAGAAGTAGCACCTGTTGCTGTTAGTGATGCTGCTCTCTTAGCACCAGAGGAGATCAAg GAAAAGAACAAAGCTGGTGATataaaaacagatgcagaaaagacTCTCACAGACAAAAAACGAGAacgaagaaagaaaaagcttcgTAAACGTATGAAGctaagagaaaaggagaaacgTCAAAAGCTTCTTGAAAAAATGAAGCCAGAACAAGGCACAAAACTTAGCAAaaaagctgctgcagcaaaattaaaaaggcTTACAAAAGAAGGCAAAGCATCTCTGCTCAAG GATGAAGGTAAAGACAAGGTCCTGAAATCATCCCAGGCCTTCTTTTCACAACTGCAAGATCAagtaaaaatgcaaatcaaaGATGCAAACAAATTAAAGAAGAAGCAGAAAGCACTCTCTGTTCATAAACTGAAATTGTAA
- the MPHOSPH10 gene encoding U3 small nucleolar ribonucleoprotein MPP10 isoform X2: MAAVKGLESCLRVAGAAAARPERFLSVQDGLAADFRALTKTLYDLNKALGSNIVCGGPLKELMIENFDEEQIWQQLELQNNAVLDFFKKSIARDANDEDLCLLSDQEEDGSDTETSSDKELEDDLMEAETEQKNVYTKDKTTAKEKQSKHRESVMQKYSDEDSDIDFDIEALEQQTKTAKETTLKKMGRKSIVDDKFFKLAEMEAFLEHAEKENREEEDDINYFEDIVTDDEEEESEEAKVKPVKSSRDLTYKDFFDPVDDNDDLVASDAEDDQEEEADSAIEEENEESTSEVEDMNEIMMDNMRSKEAPKKVTFSLPDDSETEDVTDMQLEKGIDPSEIKSSFEKRQEKMSKKIKSLEEQLLEEKPWQLKGEVTGQKRPENSLLEETVLFDHAVRMAPVITEETTFQLEDIIKQRILDEAWDDVVPKEKPKEEAFEYKKRITLDHEKSKLSLAEIYEQEYMKLHQQKTEEEENPEHKEIQEMMDSLFLKLDALCNFHFTPKPPVPEVKIVSNLPAISMEEVAPVAVSDAALLAPEEIKEKNKAGDIKTDAEKTLTDKKRERRKKKLRKRMKLREKEKRQKLLEKMKPEQGTKLSKKAAAAKLKRLTKEGKASLLKDEGKDKVLKSSQAFFSQLQDQVKMQIKDANKLKKKQKALSVHKLKL, translated from the exons ATGGCGGCTGTGAAGGGGCTGGAGTCGTGCCTCAGGgtggcgggcgccgccgccgcgcgcccggAGCGCTTCCTCAG TGTGCAAGATGGACTGGCTGCTGACTTCAGAGCATTAACAAAGACTCTCTATGATTTGAATAAAGCTCTGGGAAGTAATATAGTTTGTGGGGGTCCTCTAAAAGAGCTGATGATAGAAAATTTTGATGAAGAACAGATTTGGCAACAACTAGAGCTCCAGAACAATGCAGTTCTCGATTTCTTCAAGAAATCCATTGCAAGGGATGCCAATGATGAAGATCTTTGCCTTCTCTCAGACCAGGAAGAGGATGGCTCTGATACAGAGACCAGCAGTGACAAGGAATTGGAAGACGACCTAATGGAAGCAGAAACTGAGCAGAAGAATGTTTATACAAAAGATAAAACTAcagctaaagaaaagcaaagtaaacacAGAGAAAGTGTAATGCAGAAATACAGCGATGAGGATTCTGATATTGACTTTGATATCGAAGCACTGGAGCAACAAACTAAAACAGCCAAGGAAACCACattgaaaaaaatgggaagaaaatctaTAGTGGATGACAAGTTTTTCAAGCTGGCTGAGATGGAAGCTTTTTTAGAacatgcagagaaggaaaacagggaggaggaagatgataTTAATTATTTTGAAGACATCGTCACGGATGATGAGGAAGAAGAGTCTGAAGAAGCTAAAGTCAAA CCAGTTAAAAGTTCTAGAGACTTGACATACAAAGATTTCTTTGATCCAGTCGATGACAATGATGATTTAGTAGCTAGTGATGCTGAAGATGATCAGGAAGAGGAAGCAGACAGTGCTATTGAAGAGGAGAATGAAGAAAGCACGTCTGA GGTCGAGgatatgaatgaaataatgatGGACAATATGAGAAGTAAAGAAGCCCctaaaaaagttacttttagtTTGCCAGATGACAGTGAAACAGAAGATGTTACTGATATGCAGTTAGAGAAGGGCATCGATCCCAGTGAAATAAAGTCGTCTTTTGAGAAGAGACAGGAAAAG atgagcaaaaaaataaaaagtttagaAGAACAGTTGTTAGAGGAGAAACCTTGGCAGCTTAAAGGAGAAGTGACTGGACAAAAACGACCTGAAAACAGCCTTTTGGAGGAAACAGTACTTTTTGACCATGCAGTCCGAATGG caCCTGTGATCACAGAAGAAACTACTTTTCAGCTTGAAGATATCATTAAACAGAGAATATTGGATGAG GCATGGGATGATGTAGtaccaaaagaaaaaccaaaagagGAGGCTTTTGAATACAAGAAACGTATTACTTTGGATCATGAAAAGAGTAAACTGAGTCTCGCTGAGATATATGAGCAAGAATACATGAAACTTCACCAG CAAAAGACCgaagaggaagaaaatcctgAACACAAAGAAATTCAGGAAATGATGGATTCACTCTTTCTGAAGCTGGATGCGCTTTGTAACTTCCACTTCACACCCAAGCCA CCTGTGCCAGAAGTCAAAATAGTTTCAAACCTTCCAGCTATAAGTATGGAAGAAGTAGCACCTGTTGCTGTTAGTGATGCTGCTCTCTTAGCACCAGAGGAGATCAAg GAAAAGAACAAAGCTGGTGATataaaaacagatgcagaaaagacTCTCACAGACAAAAAACGAGAacgaagaaagaaaaagcttcgTAAACGTATGAAGctaagagaaaaggagaaacgTCAAAAGCTTCTTGAAAAAATGAAGCCAGAACAAGGCACAAAACTTAGCAAaaaagctgctgcagcaaaattaaaaaggcTTACAAAAGAAGGCAAAGCATCTCTGCTCAAG GATGAAGGTAAAGACAAGGTCCTGAAATCATCCCAGGCCTTCTTTTCACAACTGCAAGATCAagtaaaaatgcaaatcaaaGATGCAAACAAATTAAAGAAGAAGCAGAAAGCACTCTCTGTTCATAAACTGAAATTGTAA
- the MPHOSPH10 gene encoding U3 small nucleolar ribonucleoprotein MPP10 isoform X4, with protein sequence MIENFDEEQIWQQLELQNNAVLDFFKKSIARDANDEDLCLLSDQEEDGSDTETSSDKELEDDLMEAETEQKNVYTKDKTTAKEKQSKHRESVMQKYSDEDSDIDFDIEALEQQTKTAKETTLKKMGRKSIVDDKFFKLAEMEAFLEHAEKENREEEDDINYFEDIVTDDEEEESEEAKVKPVKSSRDLTYKDFFDPVDDNDDLVASDAEDDQEEEADSAIEEENEESTSEVEDMNEIMMDNMRSKEAPKKVTFSLPDDSETEDVTDMQLEKGIDPSEIKSSFEKRQEKMSKKIKSLEEQLLEEKPWQLKGEVTGQKRPENSLLEETVLFDHAVRMAPVITEETTFQLEDIIKQRILDEAWDDVVPKEKPKEEAFEYKKRITLDHEKSKLSLAEIYEQEYMKLHQQKTEEEENPEHKEIQEMMDSLFLKLDALCNFHFTPKPPVPEVKIVSNLPAISMEEVAPVAVSDAALLAPEEIKEKNKAGDIKTDAEKTLTDKKRERRKKKLRKRMKLREKEKRQKLLEKMKPEQGTKLSKKAAAAKLKRLTKEGKASLLKDEGKDKVLKSSQAFFSQLQDQVKMQIKDANKLKKKQKALSVHKLKL encoded by the exons ATGATAGAAAATTTTGATGAAGAACAGATTTGGCAACAACTAGAGCTCCAGAACAATGCAGTTCTCGATTTCTTCAAGAAATCCATTGCAAGGGATGCCAATGATGAAGATCTTTGCCTTCTCTCAGACCAGGAAGAGGATGGCTCTGATACAGAGACCAGCAGTGACAAGGAATTGGAAGACGACCTAATGGAAGCAGAAACTGAGCAGAAGAATGTTTATACAAAAGATAAAACTAcagctaaagaaaagcaaagtaaacacAGAGAAAGTGTAATGCAGAAATACAGCGATGAGGATTCTGATATTGACTTTGATATCGAAGCACTGGAGCAACAAACTAAAACAGCCAAGGAAACCACattgaaaaaaatgggaagaaaatctaTAGTGGATGACAAGTTTTTCAAGCTGGCTGAGATGGAAGCTTTTTTAGAacatgcagagaaggaaaacagggaggaggaagatgataTTAATTATTTTGAAGACATCGTCACGGATGATGAGGAAGAAGAGTCTGAAGAAGCTAAAGTCAAA CCAGTTAAAAGTTCTAGAGACTTGACATACAAAGATTTCTTTGATCCAGTCGATGACAATGATGATTTAGTAGCTAGTGATGCTGAAGATGATCAGGAAGAGGAAGCAGACAGTGCTATTGAAGAGGAGAATGAAGAAAGCACGTCTGA GGTCGAGgatatgaatgaaataatgatGGACAATATGAGAAGTAAAGAAGCCCctaaaaaagttacttttagtTTGCCAGATGACAGTGAAACAGAAGATGTTACTGATATGCAGTTAGAGAAGGGCATCGATCCCAGTGAAATAAAGTCGTCTTTTGAGAAGAGACAGGAAAAG atgagcaaaaaaataaaaagtttagaAGAACAGTTGTTAGAGGAGAAACCTTGGCAGCTTAAAGGAGAAGTGACTGGACAAAAACGACCTGAAAACAGCCTTTTGGAGGAAACAGTACTTTTTGACCATGCAGTCCGAATGG caCCTGTGATCACAGAAGAAACTACTTTTCAGCTTGAAGATATCATTAAACAGAGAATATTGGATGAG GCATGGGATGATGTAGtaccaaaagaaaaaccaaaagagGAGGCTTTTGAATACAAGAAACGTATTACTTTGGATCATGAAAAGAGTAAACTGAGTCTCGCTGAGATATATGAGCAAGAATACATGAAACTTCACCAG CAAAAGACCgaagaggaagaaaatcctgAACACAAAGAAATTCAGGAAATGATGGATTCACTCTTTCTGAAGCTGGATGCGCTTTGTAACTTCCACTTCACACCCAAGCCA CCTGTGCCAGAAGTCAAAATAGTTTCAAACCTTCCAGCTATAAGTATGGAAGAAGTAGCACCTGTTGCTGTTAGTGATGCTGCTCTCTTAGCACCAGAGGAGATCAAg GAAAAGAACAAAGCTGGTGATataaaaacagatgcagaaaagacTCTCACAGACAAAAAACGAGAacgaagaaagaaaaagcttcgTAAACGTATGAAGctaagagaaaaggagaaacgTCAAAAGCTTCTTGAAAAAATGAAGCCAGAACAAGGCACAAAACTTAGCAAaaaagctgctgcagcaaaattaaaaaggcTTACAAAAGAAGGCAAAGCATCTCTGCTCAAG GATGAAGGTAAAGACAAGGTCCTGAAATCATCCCAGGCCTTCTTTTCACAACTGCAAGATCAagtaaaaatgcaaatcaaaGATGCAAACAAATTAAAGAAGAAGCAGAAAGCACTCTCTGTTCATAAACTGAAATTGTAA
- the MPHOSPH10 gene encoding U3 small nucleolar ribonucleoprotein MPP10 isoform X3: MIENFDEEQIWQQLELQNNAVLDFFKKSIARDANDEDLCLLSDQEEDGSDTETSSDKELEDDLMEAETEQKNVYTKDKTTAKEKQSKHRESVMQKYSDEDSDIDFDIEALEQQTKTAKETTLKKMGRKSIVDDKFFKLAEMEAFLEHAEKENREEEDDINYFEDIVTDDEEEESEEAKVKVSPVKSSRDLTYKDFFDPVDDNDDLVASDAEDDQEEEADSAIEEENEESTSEVEDMNEIMMDNMRSKEAPKKVTFSLPDDSETEDVTDMQLEKGIDPSEIKSSFEKRQEKMSKKIKSLEEQLLEEKPWQLKGEVTGQKRPENSLLEETVLFDHAVRMAPVITEETTFQLEDIIKQRILDEAWDDVVPKEKPKEEAFEYKKRITLDHEKSKLSLAEIYEQEYMKLHQQKTEEEENPEHKEIQEMMDSLFLKLDALCNFHFTPKPPVPEVKIVSNLPAISMEEVAPVAVSDAALLAPEEIKEKNKAGDIKTDAEKTLTDKKRERRKKKLRKRMKLREKEKRQKLLEKMKPEQGTKLSKKAAAAKLKRLTKEGKASLLKDEGKDKVLKSSQAFFSQLQDQVKMQIKDANKLKKKQKALSVHKLKL, encoded by the exons ATGATAGAAAATTTTGATGAAGAACAGATTTGGCAACAACTAGAGCTCCAGAACAATGCAGTTCTCGATTTCTTCAAGAAATCCATTGCAAGGGATGCCAATGATGAAGATCTTTGCCTTCTCTCAGACCAGGAAGAGGATGGCTCTGATACAGAGACCAGCAGTGACAAGGAATTGGAAGACGACCTAATGGAAGCAGAAACTGAGCAGAAGAATGTTTATACAAAAGATAAAACTAcagctaaagaaaagcaaagtaaacacAGAGAAAGTGTAATGCAGAAATACAGCGATGAGGATTCTGATATTGACTTTGATATCGAAGCACTGGAGCAACAAACTAAAACAGCCAAGGAAACCACattgaaaaaaatgggaagaaaatctaTAGTGGATGACAAGTTTTTCAAGCTGGCTGAGATGGAAGCTTTTTTAGAacatgcagagaaggaaaacagggaggaggaagatgataTTAATTATTTTGAAGACATCGTCACGGATGATGAGGAAGAAGAGTCTGAAGAAGCTAAAGTCAAAGTAtca CCAGTTAAAAGTTCTAGAGACTTGACATACAAAGATTTCTTTGATCCAGTCGATGACAATGATGATTTAGTAGCTAGTGATGCTGAAGATGATCAGGAAGAGGAAGCAGACAGTGCTATTGAAGAGGAGAATGAAGAAAGCACGTCTGA GGTCGAGgatatgaatgaaataatgatGGACAATATGAGAAGTAAAGAAGCCCctaaaaaagttacttttagtTTGCCAGATGACAGTGAAACAGAAGATGTTACTGATATGCAGTTAGAGAAGGGCATCGATCCCAGTGAAATAAAGTCGTCTTTTGAGAAGAGACAGGAAAAG atgagcaaaaaaataaaaagtttagaAGAACAGTTGTTAGAGGAGAAACCTTGGCAGCTTAAAGGAGAAGTGACTGGACAAAAACGACCTGAAAACAGCCTTTTGGAGGAAACAGTACTTTTTGACCATGCAGTCCGAATGG caCCTGTGATCACAGAAGAAACTACTTTTCAGCTTGAAGATATCATTAAACAGAGAATATTGGATGAG GCATGGGATGATGTAGtaccaaaagaaaaaccaaaagagGAGGCTTTTGAATACAAGAAACGTATTACTTTGGATCATGAAAAGAGTAAACTGAGTCTCGCTGAGATATATGAGCAAGAATACATGAAACTTCACCAG CAAAAGACCgaagaggaagaaaatcctgAACACAAAGAAATTCAGGAAATGATGGATTCACTCTTTCTGAAGCTGGATGCGCTTTGTAACTTCCACTTCACACCCAAGCCA CCTGTGCCAGAAGTCAAAATAGTTTCAAACCTTCCAGCTATAAGTATGGAAGAAGTAGCACCTGTTGCTGTTAGTGATGCTGCTCTCTTAGCACCAGAGGAGATCAAg GAAAAGAACAAAGCTGGTGATataaaaacagatgcagaaaagacTCTCACAGACAAAAAACGAGAacgaagaaagaaaaagcttcgTAAACGTATGAAGctaagagaaaaggagaaacgTCAAAAGCTTCTTGAAAAAATGAAGCCAGAACAAGGCACAAAACTTAGCAAaaaagctgctgcagcaaaattaaaaaggcTTACAAAAGAAGGCAAAGCATCTCTGCTCAAG GATGAAGGTAAAGACAAGGTCCTGAAATCATCCCAGGCCTTCTTTTCACAACTGCAAGATCAagtaaaaatgcaaatcaaaGATGCAAACAAATTAAAGAAGAAGCAGAAAGCACTCTCTGTTCATAAACTGAAATTGTAA